One part of the Actinotignum schaalii genome encodes these proteins:
- a CDS encoding phosphoglycerate kinase, protein MRTIESLGDLTGKKVFVRSDFNVPLDGDRITDDGRIRAALPTIKRLLDAKAKVIVSAHLGRPKGEPKPEFSLAPVAKRLGELLGREVPLAEDTVGPDAKAKIEALNDGDIVLLQNVRYDKREDSKVDADREALAKEYAALADVFVSDGFGVVHRKQASVYDIAKLLPSAAGELVAKEINSLSKATADPERPYTVVLGGSKVSDKIGVIENLLDKADVLLIGGGMAFTFLRAKGYEIGSSLCEDDQIEKAREYLETASNKGVELLLPVDVVVADKFDKDAESEIVSASDMPANGMGLDIGPETVAEYAEKIASSKTIVWNGPMGVFEFPAFAEGTKGVAQAMQDAEGFTIVGGGDSAAAVRILGFDEEKFNHISTGGGASLEFLEGKTLPGIAVLED, encoded by the coding sequence ATGAGGACTATTGAATCGCTCGGTGACCTCACCGGCAAGAAGGTTTTTGTTCGTTCCGATTTCAACGTTCCGCTGGACGGGGATCGCATCACTGATGACGGCCGTATCCGCGCCGCGCTGCCCACCATCAAGCGTCTCCTCGATGCCAAGGCGAAGGTCATCGTTTCTGCGCACCTGGGCCGCCCGAAGGGCGAACCGAAGCCGGAATTCTCCCTCGCTCCGGTAGCCAAGCGCCTGGGCGAACTCCTCGGCCGTGAGGTCCCCCTCGCGGAGGACACCGTGGGCCCGGATGCCAAGGCCAAGATTGAGGCCCTGAACGACGGCGACATCGTGCTGCTCCAGAACGTGCGCTATGACAAGCGTGAAGACTCCAAGGTCGATGCTGACCGCGAAGCTCTCGCCAAGGAATACGCCGCGCTGGCCGATGTGTTCGTTTCCGACGGTTTCGGTGTGGTGCACCGCAAGCAGGCCTCGGTTTACGATATTGCGAAGCTGCTGCCCTCGGCCGCCGGTGAGCTTGTTGCCAAGGAAATTAATTCGCTGTCCAAGGCCACCGCGGATCCGGAGCGCCCCTACACCGTGGTGCTAGGTGGCTCCAAGGTCTCCGATAAGATCGGCGTGATTGAGAACCTCCTGGACAAGGCTGATGTTCTCCTCATCGGTGGCGGCATGGCCTTCACCTTCCTGCGCGCCAAGGGCTATGAGATCGGCTCCTCGCTGTGCGAAGATGACCAGATCGAAAAGGCCCGCGAGTACCTGGAGACCGCGTCCAATAAGGGCGTGGAGCTGCTCCTGCCGGTTGACGTCGTCGTCGCCGATAAGTTCGATAAGGACGCCGAGTCCGAAATCGTTTCCGCTTCCGATATGCCCGCCAACGGTATGGGCCTGGACATCGGGCCGGAAACCGTGGCCGAATACGCGGAGAAGATCGCTTCCTCGAAGACGATCGTCTGGAACGGCCCCATGGGCGTCTTCGAGTTCCCGGCCTTCGCCGAGGGCACGAAGGGCGTTGCCCAGGCCATGCAGGATGCCGAAGGCTTCACCATCGTTGGTGGCGGTGACTCCGCGGCGGCCGTGCGCATCCTCGGCTTCGACGAAGAGAAGTTCAACCACATTTCCACCGGCGGTGGCGCTTCCCTCGAATTCCTCGAGGGTAAGACCCTGCCCGGTATCGCTGTTCTGGAGGATTAA
- the tpiA gene encoding triose-phosphate isomerase has product MARTPLMAGNWKMNMDHLEATHLVQKVAWTLDDAGFTYGDVDVAVFAPYTDLRSIQTLCESDELRIAYGAQDVSVHDEGAYTGEISTSMLSKLGCSYVIVGHSERRAYHGESNELIGQKAQKVLGAGMTPIVCCGEELEVRKEGRHVEYVVSQIDELFAGFQAADIAKLVIAYEPIWAIGTGEVATPEDAQEVCGAIRARIEETFGADAAAAVRIQYGGSVKAANVQEIMAQPDVDGALVGGASLKAEEFAKIVMFRG; this is encoded by the coding sequence ATGGCACGCACCCCCCTGATGGCGGGTAACTGGAAGATGAATATGGATCATCTTGAGGCTACCCACCTTGTCCAAAAAGTCGCGTGGACCCTGGATGACGCCGGTTTCACCTACGGTGATGTGGATGTGGCGGTTTTCGCCCCCTACACCGACCTGCGGTCCATCCAGACCCTGTGCGAATCGGATGAGCTGCGCATCGCCTACGGTGCCCAGGATGTGTCCGTGCATGACGAAGGCGCCTACACCGGCGAAATCTCCACCTCGATGCTGTCCAAGCTCGGGTGCAGCTACGTCATCGTGGGCCATTCGGAGCGGCGCGCCTATCACGGCGAAAGCAATGAACTCATCGGCCAGAAGGCACAGAAGGTTCTTGGCGCTGGCATGACGCCTATCGTCTGCTGCGGTGAAGAGCTCGAGGTGCGCAAGGAAGGCCGGCACGTGGAGTACGTCGTCTCCCAGATTGACGAACTCTTCGCCGGTTTCCAGGCCGCGGATATTGCCAAGCTCGTCATCGCCTACGAGCCCATCTGGGCTATTGGCACCGGAGAAGTGGCCACCCCGGAAGACGCCCAGGAAGTCTGCGGCGCTATCCGGGCCCGTATCGAAGAAACCTTCGGTGCGGATGCGGCTGCCGCGGTTCGTATCCAGTACGGTGGGTCGGTCAAGGCTGCTAACGTGCAGGAAATCATGGCCCAGCCTGATGTTGACGGCGCCCTCGTGGGCGGCGCCAGCCTCAAGGCGGAAGAATTCGCGAAGATCGTGATGTTCCGCGGCTAA
- the secG gene encoding preprotein translocase subunit SecG produces the protein MKALLITCEVLMLITSIFLTLSILLHKGKGGGISDMFGGGISTSMRSSGVAERNLNRITVVLALIWGISIILIGLIVKVGV, from the coding sequence ATGAAAGCTTTGCTCATTACCTGCGAAGTGCTTATGCTCATCACCAGCATCTTCCTCACGCTCTCCATCTTGCTGCACAAAGGCAAGGGCGGCGGAATCTCCGATATGTTCGGTGGCGGCATTTCCACGTCCATGCGTTCCTCCGGCGTAGCCGAACGCAACCTCAACCGCATCACTGTAGTGCTGGCTCTCATCTGGGGGATTTCCATTATCCTCATCGGCCTTATCGTCAAGGTCGGCGTCTAG
- a CDS encoding glucose-6-phosphate dehydrogenase assembly protein OpcA, whose protein sequence is MINHIADTTSAQVGQQLDQLRGTSGVGALGRVLTLIIVAHTEGGVRDALEAAAGASRAHPSRIIAVLPVAGETARLDAEIRTGSEAGASEIVILRAHAGAAENVDTLVTPLLLPDTPVVTWWIQNMPENPAATAAGRIAQRRITTTRTADHPALALQHLSANYVPGDTDLGWAGTTLWRNYIASMVDEFPGRTITGAKVWGRPHRSSLFLLAAWLRLRLDVPVEIEPQEGAPITGVEIFLNDGAALSLHRTPGNDHGMMLRPGRAPQEVSLPVRSLEAMLIEDLRDLNPDTAYGEVLTKGLPLLDYSPADVDV, encoded by the coding sequence ATGATTAACCATATTGCCGATACCACGTCCGCCCAGGTGGGCCAGCAGCTTGATCAATTGCGCGGAACTTCCGGGGTGGGAGCCCTCGGGAGGGTTCTCACGCTCATTATCGTGGCGCATACCGAGGGCGGGGTGCGTGATGCCCTCGAAGCGGCGGCCGGGGCCTCCCGCGCCCACCCTTCGCGGATTATCGCGGTGCTTCCCGTTGCCGGGGAAACCGCGCGCCTCGATGCAGAAATCCGCACCGGATCCGAGGCTGGCGCTTCCGAGATCGTTATTTTGCGCGCCCACGCGGGTGCCGCCGAGAACGTGGATACCCTGGTGACCCCGCTGCTGCTCCCCGATACTCCCGTGGTGACGTGGTGGATTCAGAATATGCCGGAGAACCCGGCGGCCACCGCGGCCGGCCGCATCGCGCAGCGCCGCATTACCACCACCCGCACCGCCGATCACCCGGCCCTGGCGCTCCAGCATCTTTCCGCCAATTACGTTCCCGGGGATACTGACCTGGGCTGGGCGGGCACTACCCTGTGGCGCAATTACATCGCTTCCATGGTCGATGAATTCCCGGGCCGCACTATTACCGGCGCGAAGGTGTGGGGGCGCCCGCACCGTTCCTCGCTTTTCTTGCTCGCCGCGTGGCTGCGGTTGCGCCTGGATGTTCCGGTGGAGATTGAACCGCAGGAGGGCGCTCCGATTACCGGCGTGGAGATTTTCTTGAACGACGGCGCAGCTCTCAGTCTGCATCGCACCCCGGGCAATGATCACGGCATGATGCTGCGCCCGGGCCGGGCTCCCCAGGAAGTATCTTTGCCGGTGCGCAGCCTGGAAGCGATGCTCATTGAGGATCTGCGCGACCTCAATCCCGATACCGCCTACGGCGAGGTCCTCACCAAGGGACTCCCCCTGCTGGATTACTCCCCCGCGGATGTGGATGTGTAG